A region of uncultured Carboxylicivirga sp. DNA encodes the following proteins:
- a CDS encoding arginine deiminase family protein, with translation MTKTIEKGVYSEIGELEGVILHTPGKEVENMTPTNAERALYSDILNLSVAVEEYKQLAGVLEKVTQTFQVKDLLTDILDQPKIRLGLIEKICTYEQVLNMKEFLLDLPTPELARQLIEGVDLQKNSLTTFLSDERYALRPLHNFFFTRDASVSIYNKVLVSKMANKVREREAILMEAIFNHSNQIKAESVNPNSYYNIGAETTIEGGDVLIAREDILIIGNSARTSSQGIDFIVNQMKQKKDKRYIVVQQLPGEPESFIHLDMVFTLLDKDACMVYEPLIMKLNRYGTILISLDNGEVVSIEKKDNLLSCLKELGMDLKPISCGGSSDMWIQEREQWHSGANFFAIAPGKVMGYARNVYTMEEMNKNGYEIIKAIDVIENNINLTDYEKYVVTIGGSELARGGGGARCMTMPVRRKSVNW, from the coding sequence ATGACGAAGACCATTGAAAAGGGTGTTTATTCAGAAATAGGCGAATTAGAAGGTGTTATTTTGCATACCCCTGGAAAAGAGGTTGAAAATATGACTCCAACAAATGCAGAAAGAGCTCTTTATAGTGACATCTTGAACTTGTCAGTTGCTGTAGAGGAATATAAGCAGCTGGCTGGTGTTTTAGAGAAAGTAACACAAACATTTCAGGTTAAAGACTTACTGACAGACATACTTGATCAACCTAAAATAAGATTGGGACTGATTGAAAAGATATGTACTTATGAACAGGTCCTGAACATGAAGGAGTTCTTACTGGATTTGCCGACTCCCGAATTGGCAAGGCAATTAATAGAGGGTGTTGATTTGCAAAAAAATTCCCTCACTACTTTCTTGTCTGACGAACGTTATGCACTGCGACCTTTACATAATTTCTTTTTTACCCGAGATGCCAGTGTCAGTATTTACAATAAAGTTCTGGTTTCTAAAATGGCAAATAAGGTAAGAGAACGTGAAGCAATATTGATGGAAGCCATCTTTAATCATTCTAATCAAATTAAGGCAGAGTCAGTCAATCCTAATAGTTATTATAATATTGGTGCTGAAACAACCATTGAAGGTGGGGATGTGCTTATTGCAAGAGAAGATATACTAATTATTGGAAACAGTGCACGAACGTCATCTCAGGGCATTGATTTTATTGTCAATCAGATGAAGCAAAAAAAGGACAAAAGATACATAGTTGTCCAACAGCTTCCGGGTGAACCTGAATCGTTCATACACCTCGATATGGTTTTTACCCTTTTGGATAAAGACGCCTGTATGGTTTATGAACCGTTGATTATGAAATTAAACCGATATGGTACAATCTTAATTAGTTTAGACAATGGGGAAGTAGTATCGATCGAAAAGAAAGATAACCTGCTTTCGTGTCTTAAGGAATTGGGAATGGATTTGAAACCCATTTCTTGTGGTGGTTCTTCTGATATGTGGATTCAGGAGCGCGAACAATGGCACAGTGGAGCTAATTTCTTTGCCATTGCTCCTGGAAAAGTTATGGGATATGCCCGTAATGTTTATACTATGGAAGAAATGAATAAGAATGGCTACGAAATTATTAAAGCCATCGATGTGATTGAAAATAATATCAATCTTACTGATTACGAAAAATATGTGGTTACTATTGGAGGTTCAGAGTTGGCTCGTGGTGGAGGTGGTGCCAGATGTATGACTATGCCTGTAAGAAGGAAGTCAGTTAATTGGTAA
- a CDS encoding FAD-dependent oxidoreductase: MNSKKYPIVVIGGSIASISFIRTLRETGINDTVLLIYGEDRLPYKRTKINKNMVRGFDKDDFIIADKAWYQNNNVELLNTWATSIDAQNKQILFEETDPIGYNKLLLATGAGSVIPRISGIEPADMHSVQNASDVERLLEVANNKKRFLIVGGGVEGIETADQLIRKGKEVILASRMKYPLQKLFPHEFIQPLEEAMLKRGVQLYSGVSVNSVERVGDHFTTKLRGDIIEFDEIVSSTGTLPNIQLAKSAGLMTEKGIIVDEWMHTSNEDILAAGDVAQHHSGIITGLWHAAEHQGKLAALNLYEKKEKHTLPPYRLKTEVFNLFLFSAEYEKLVPEEYEIVKEDEKGVKRWLYFKDDKLKAALMLNDGLRAKKYQQGLMEEWSKKRFKEELPLQAPLSFNFSPSF; the protein is encoded by the coding sequence ATGAATAGTAAGAAATATCCTATAGTTGTTATTGGGGGAAGTATAGCCTCAATTAGCTTCATCAGAACCCTTAGGGAAACAGGAATTAATGATACCGTTTTATTGATCTACGGAGAAGATCGTTTACCTTACAAAAGAACCAAAATCAATAAAAACATGGTTCGAGGTTTTGATAAAGATGACTTTATTATTGCAGATAAAGCATGGTATCAAAACAATAATGTAGAATTATTAAATACATGGGCGACATCAATTGATGCTCAAAATAAACAAATCCTTTTCGAAGAAACAGATCCAATTGGATACAATAAACTTTTATTGGCAACTGGAGCTGGGTCGGTTATTCCTCGTATTTCGGGTATAGAGCCTGCAGACATGCATTCGGTTCAAAATGCGTCGGATGTTGAGCGATTATTAGAAGTTGCCAATAATAAAAAAAGATTTTTGATTGTAGGAGGTGGAGTCGAGGGTATCGAAACTGCCGATCAGCTCATTCGAAAAGGGAAAGAAGTGATTCTTGCGAGTCGTATGAAGTATCCCCTTCAGAAATTGTTTCCGCATGAATTTATACAACCGTTGGAGGAAGCAATGTTAAAACGAGGTGTTCAATTGTACTCAGGGGTATCGGTAAATTCTGTTGAAAGGGTAGGAGATCATTTCACAACCAAATTAAGAGGTGATATAATTGAATTTGATGAAATTGTAAGCAGTACAGGTACGTTACCAAATATACAGTTAGCGAAAAGTGCGGGACTGATGACTGAGAAAGGAATTATTGTTGATGAATGGATGCATACTTCCAATGAAGATATTCTGGCAGCTGGTGATGTTGCTCAGCATCATAGTGGCATCATAACAGGCCTGTGGCACGCTGCGGAGCATCAGGGTAAACTGGCTGCATTAAACCTTTACGAGAAGAAGGAGAAGCATACTTTACCACCTTATCGTTTAAAAACAGAGGTGTTTAATTTATTTTTATTCTCGGCTGAATATGAGAAGTTAGTTCCTGAAGAGTACGAAATTGTGAAGGAAGATGAAAAAGGAGTAAAGCGCTGGTTATATTTTAAAGATGATAAATTGAAAGCAGCTTTAATGCTTAATGATGGACTAAGGGCCAAAAAATATCAGCAAGGGTTGATGGAAGAATGGAGCAAAAAAAGATTTAAAGAAGAGTTGCCTTTGCAGGCTCCATTATCTTTTAATTTTTCGCCTTCTTTCTAA